In one window of Oryzias melastigma strain HK-1 linkage group LG5, ASM292280v2, whole genome shotgun sequence DNA:
- the snrpe gene encoding small nuclear ribonucleoprotein E translates to MAYRGQGQKVQKVMVQPINLIFRYLQNRSRIQVWLYEQVNMRIEGCIIGFDEYMNLVLDDAEEVHMKTKNRKPLGRIMLKGDNITLLQSVSN, encoded by the exons ATGGCTTACCGAGGACAAGGACAGAAGGTGCAGAAGGTGATGGTCCAGCCCATC AACCTCATTTTCAGATACCTTCAAAAC cgcTCACGAATTCAGGTGTGGCTTTATGAGCAGGTGAACATGCGGATAGAAGGCTGCATCATt ggCTTTGATGAATACATGAACCTGGTTCTAGATGATGCTGAGGAGGTCCACATGAAGACCAAGAACAGAAAGCCTCTGG GGAGGATCATGTTGAAGGGCGACAACATCACCCTGCTGCAGAGTGTTTCTAACTAA